CCGCGACATCCTCCGGCTCGCCGTGCCGGCGCTCGGCGCGCTCATCGCCGAGCCGCTGTTCCTGCTCGCCGACACGGCCATGGTCGGGCACCTCGGCGCCGTGCCGCTCGCCGGGCTCGGGCTCGCGAGCGCGGTGCTGCAGACGATCATCGGCCTCATGGTGTTCCTCGCCTACGCGACGACGCCGGCGGTGGCGCGACGGCTCGGGGCGGGCGACGAGCGGGCGGCCGTGGCATCCGGGATCGACGGGCTGTGGCTCGCCCTCGGGCTCGGCGTCCTGCTGGCCGCGGCCGGATGGCTGGCGACGCCGTGGCTCGTCGGCGTGTTCGGGGCGTCGGCGGCGGTGACGGCCGAGGCCTCCGTCTACCTGTCGATCTCGATGGCCGGGCTTCCGGCGATGCTCGTCGTGTTCGCTGCGACCGGCCTGCTGCGCGGGCTGCAGGACACGCGCACGCCCCTCTGGGTGGCCGGCATCGGCTTCACGGTGAACATCGGCCTCAACGCACTGTTCATCTACGGGCTGGGCCTCGGCATCGCCGGTTCCGCGATCGGCACCGTGATCGCGCAGTGGGGCATGGTCGTCGTCTACCTGGTGGTCATCGCGCGGCACGCGCGGCGGGTCGGCGCCGGCCCGTGGCCGCACCACGCGGGCGTGCTGAGCGGCGCGGCCGTGAGCGGCTGGCTGTTCCTGCGCACGGCGAGCCTGCGCGTCGCGCTGCTGCTCGCGACGTGGGCGGCGACGTCGCTCGGGTCCGACGAGTTGGCGGCCTACCAGGTGGCCATCACGATCTACTTCACGCTCGGGTTCGCGCTCGACGCGCTCGCGATCGCGGCGCAGGCGCTCATCGGCAAGGGGCTGGGCTCGGGCGACGTGGCGCACGTCCGGGCCGTGCTGCGGCGATGCGTGGAGTGGGGCATCGGATCGGGCGTGGTGCTCGGCGCGCTCGTGATCTCCACCGCCTGGGTGCTGCCCGCACTGTTCACGTCGTCGCCCGAGGTCGCCGCGTTGCTGCCGCCGTCACTCGTCGTGCTCGGCCTGTCGGCGCCCCTCGGCGGACTCGTGTTCGTGCTCGACGGCGTGCTCATCGGCGCCGGTGACGCCCGCTACCTCGCCTGGACCGGCCTCGTGAACCTCGCCGTGTTCGTGCCGCTGGCGCTCGGCACGGTCTGGTGGGCGGATGCCGCGGGGCTGCCCGGCGCCGCAGCGCTGGCGTGGCTCACCGGCTCGTTCGCGATCGGCTACCTCGCCGCCCGCGCGGTGACGCTGTCGCTGCGGGCGCGCGGCGCGCGCTGGATGGTGACGGGCGCTCCGTGACGCGGACGGGCCGGTTCAGGCCGACGGCGGCTCCCCCACTGGTGCGATCTCGACGATCGCCCCGTCGCCCGTCCAGCGGACCCGGATGAACTCATCTCCGCCGGGCGGCGTGTCACCGGTCGGGGCGCGGGTCACCGCGGCGAGCCCGCTCGTGCTGACGCCGCCCTCCGCGACACAGCCCGACGCCAGTCGCCCGTCGACGGGGAGGAGCAGCAGGCAGACGTCGCCCGTGGTGGTCCGGGCGAGGTACACGGCTCCGCGGAACGGCTCGACGGGCAGGCGACGGAAGCTCTCCGCGATGAACCAGGTCGAGACCGGCTGCGTCGGGAAATCGGTGGGGTCCTGCACCCGATCGAACTCCTGCTGGAGCGCGGCCCCGAGCGAGCGGTCCTCGTACGGGACAACGTCTTCGACCGAGCCCCGCACGCCGTCGCCGGTCGGGTCGTGGTCGGTGCCGGGGCTCCCGCCGGCGAGCTGCAGCACGCCCAGCGCCAGGACGACTCCGGCCGCCGCCGCCGCGACGGCGACGGTCGTGGTGCGGAGGCGGGGCGATCGGCCCCCGCGCGCCGCCTCGACACCGCCGGCCGGCCGTTCCGCCGGGCGCGGGTCGGGCGTGTCCGGAGCGGAGGCCTCGGCGATCGCCCGGTCGATCTCGAGACGCTGCCGGTCGAGCTCCCCGATCAGGCGTGCGAGCTCCTCCCCCGCGTCCGAGCCGTCGGCGGTGCGGGTCGAGTACACCACGAGCTCGAGCTCCCGCACCCGCGCGCTCGGCGACGGCTCGCCGCTCGGCAGTGGACGGTCGGGATCCGCGCGCCACGCGAGCGCGTCGGCCGGATCCCACCCGCCGCGGTACACCGCGCCGAAGCGCTCGAGGAACGCGCCGCGCTGATCGTCGCGCCGTCCGGGTTCCCCGTGCTCCATGGCGACTCCGCTCTGTCGGCTCAGGTGCGCGGATCGCGTGGCGGCGCCGTCGTGTCGCCCACGTGCAGCGAGCTCGTGAAGCACACCGACTCGGGCGGCTCGCCGGCGAGCAGCCGCACCACGGCCTCGCCCGCGGCGCGGCCCTTCGCCACCGACGGCTGCACGAGCGTGGTGAGGTCGTGCTGCAGCCCGTCGACCCGGATCCCGTCGAACCCCAGCACGCTGAGCTGGGCGGGCACCGCGATGCCGAGCTCCTCCGCCGCCTGGATCACGCCGGCGGCGAGCAGGTCGCTCTGCGCGATGATCGCCGTCGGCCGCGTCGCCGGGTCGGCGAGCAGCGCCCGCCCGGCCTCGAGGCCCTCCTCGATCGAGCTCGCGGCCGCCGACCGTCCGGTCACGTGCGGGAACACCTCGCGGGCCCCGAGCAGCCGCTCGCTCGCGGTCTCGGCGGTGCTGCCGCGTTCGAGCTCGGGCGTCAGCGGGCCGCGCGTGCGGGCGGCGTCGAACGGGAGCGTGACGAGCGCGACATCCGTGTGCCCGAGGCTCTTGAGGTACTCGGCTCCCCGGCGGGTCGCCTCGCGGTTGTCGATGGAGATCTTCGGCACGTCGTCGCCGGCATCGCCCTCGATCGCGACGGCCGGGATGCCGCGACGCCGCAGCGCCTCGACCGAGTGCCCGAGCCGCGGGCTGCAGCCGACCAGCACGACCGCGTCGACGGGGGCGCTCTCGATGCCGACGGCGTGACCGCCGGCCTCGCCGGTGTCGGTGAGCAGCAGCAGGCCGGCTCCGAGCGGCGCGATGCCCTCGGTGATGCCGTCGAGCATCTGGATCTTCACCGGGTCGAGGAAGGCCGCGCGCACGCGCTCCTCGAGCACGACCCCGACGATGCCCGACCGCCCCCGGCGCAGGGAGCGGGCGCGCGGGTCGGGTCCGGCGTAGCCGAGGGCGGATGCCGCGGCGAGCACGCGCTCCTTCGTGGCGTCCGACACGGGACCGGAACCGCTGAAGGCGAGCGACGCCGTGGACGCCGACACTCCGGCCTTGGCCGCGACGTCGGCGAGCGTCGGGCGTGGTGGGGCATCCGCGTGCATGGGCTGATTCTAAGCCGAATCGATTCGAGCGGGCCCGACCGGAGAACG
This DNA window, taken from Agromyces sp. 3263, encodes the following:
- a CDS encoding MATE family efflux transporter produces the protein MTTALFRRAVDRDILRLAVPALGALIAEPLFLLADTAMVGHLGAVPLAGLGLASAVLQTIIGLMVFLAYATTPAVARRLGAGDERAAVASGIDGLWLALGLGVLLAAAGWLATPWLVGVFGASAAVTAEASVYLSISMAGLPAMLVVFAATGLLRGLQDTRTPLWVAGIGFTVNIGLNALFIYGLGLGIAGSAIGTVIAQWGMVVVYLVVIARHARRVGAGPWPHHAGVLSGAAVSGWLFLRTASLRVALLLATWAATSLGSDELAAYQVAITIYFTLGFALDALAIAAQALIGKGLGSGDVAHVRAVLRRCVEWGIGSGVVLGALVISTAWVLPALFTSSPEVAALLPPSLVVLGLSAPLGGLVFVLDGVLIGAGDARYLAWTGLVNLAVFVPLALGTVWWADAAGLPGAAALAWLTGSFAIGYLAARAVTLSLRARGARWMVTGAP
- a CDS encoding LacI family DNA-binding transcriptional regulator, producing MHADAPPRPTLADVAAKAGVSASTASLAFSGSGPVSDATKERVLAAASALGYAGPDPRARSLRRGRSGIVGVVLEERVRAAFLDPVKIQMLDGITEGIAPLGAGLLLLTDTGEAGGHAVGIESAPVDAVVLVGCSPRLGHSVEALRRRGIPAVAIEGDAGDDVPKISIDNREATRRGAEYLKSLGHTDVALVTLPFDAARTRGPLTPELERGSTAETASERLLGAREVFPHVTGRSAAASSIEEGLEAGRALLADPATRPTAIIAQSDLLAAGVIQAAEELGIAVPAQLSVLGFDGIRVDGLQHDLTTLVQPSVAKGRAAGEAVVRLLAGEPPESVCFTSSLHVGDTTAPPRDPRT